The Populus nigra chromosome 4, ddPopNigr1.1, whole genome shotgun sequence genome contains the following window.
acaatgatttattttttgttatgatagCCTGTTTATCAACTTCTAGTGTTATCATTGCAGAATTTGAAAGTCAAGGTGTTCACTAGCAGAGTTATTGATCTAGTCTGTTTATGTGTGCCTTCTGACACTCGTCTATTGGTCTTTTTTACCAGTTCAAGGAGTTGTCTCAAGCTTATGAAGTCCTTAGTGATCCAGATAAAAGAGAGATTTATGATCAATATGGGGAAGATGCACTTAAGGAGGGGATGGGacctggtggtggtggtggtcatAATCCGTATGATATatttgaatcattttttggTGGAGGTGGTTTTGGCGGTGAGACAGAGAGACTCCTTGATGCATCTtgctattattaatattgactAATTATCTTAGATAAAAGTTCTCAAGTATCTATACTTTGCAGGTGGTGGCAGCTCAAGAGGAAGAAGGCAGAAGCAAGGTGAAGATGTAGTGCACCCTCTGAAGGTTTCCTTGGAGGATTTGTACACTGGAACTTCCAAGAAACTCTCTCTTTCTAGAAACATTTTGTGTGCCAAATGTAAAGGGTGTGTCTTTTATCATATAACTTATTAGTTTTCTTGAAATGTGTTTGTGCATCTATGGCCACTTCTTTTTTTGTAGTGTTTGTGCATGTTGGAGGGTCTATATTATCTTTTACTTTGAATTTAGTCTGTTGAACTCATTAGTTTTGCAGTTTCATTGATGAGATTGGCTGTGTTTTCTTCAAATCTCATCCCCTATATTATTCtgtattatcttttattttgaatttagtcCGTTGAACTCACTAGTTTTGCAGTTTCATCGATGAGATTGGCTGTGTTTTCTTCACACCTCATCCCCTATATTATTTGCAGGGTGTTAtggatcattttttattttttatttagtcttttGAACCAGTTCTCGTTAATAGTTTCAGTTGCAGTTTCATTGATGAAATTGGCTGCATTTTTCTTCACAcctcaccccccccccccccccccccattttCTGCCATTTTCAGGAAAGGCTCAAAGAGTGGAGCCTCTGGGACATGTCGTGGCTGCCAAGGTACTGGAATGAAAGTTTCAATCCGACAGATTGGATTGGGCATGGTCCAACAAATGCAACATGTGTGTCCTGAATGCAGAGGCTCAGGTCGTTAACTGAAACAGATTCTTTCCCTTTGTTTTTGCCTTGACTGTCATTCTGAAATGCATTCATAATTAGTGCAGGTGAGCTAATTAGTGAGAAGGATAAATGCCCTCATTGCAGAGGGAATAAGGTAACGCAGGAAAAGAGGGTGCTGGAAGTGCATGTTGAAAGGGGAATGCGACATGGCCAGAAGATAGTTTTTGAAGGTCAAGCTGATGAAGCTGTAAGTAAAATCAAATTGCATTTTTGAAGTGCTTCATTTATTAGCTTGGTCTAGTCTTGAACTTCTAACTTCTCACTGAACAGCAAggcaatatttgattttaaagtaTGAAAGATGGGAACAAAAGATAGTCTGgtttttggatatatatatttttttaataataggtAGTGCTTGGACAagattttagtttgaaaaatttcaaagaagtggtgttttttaggttttgttttcaGTTCTTGCTACCCAGTGCAAGAATGGGCACTTTTTATGATCATTTTTCTAAATGCCCACTTTGATATGTTGCAACACTTTACTATCAATTTTACAAATGCATATGAAGAGAGTGGGttgttcttcaatttatttcctGCTGTTGgacattaatataattttcagTTGAACACTGATTGTTTGACAGGACTTCAGACATTCTCTTGTGcaattacattaaacaaaatcttattttttgtcATGTCATTTGCAGCCTGACACAATTACAGGggatattgtttttgtattgcaACTGAAAGAGCACTCCAAGTTTGAACGGAAAATGGACGATCTCTTTGTGGAACACTCCGTCAGTTTAACAGAGGCTCTTTGCGGGTATCAGTTTGCCCTTACCCATCTTGATGGCCGGCAGCTTCTTATTAAATCAAATCCTGGGGAGATCGTAAAACCTGGTATTGCTTGTAAATTGTTTTCCTTGAATATCATTCAGAGTTCCCCGTTATTAATCACTAGTAATTTTTCTGAATTCAGGTCAATACAAAGCAATTAATGATGAAGGAATGCCACATCATCATAGGCCCTTCATGAAGGGCAAGCTCTATATCCATTTTAATGTGGAGTTCCCCGACTCGGGGACTCTAACCCCTGAGCAGTGCCGTACTTTAGAGACTATATTACCCCGAAGGCAAAGCAAAAACTTGTCAGAGATGGAGTTGGATAATTGCGAAGAGACGATTATGCATGATGTCAATATTGAGGAGGAGAAAAGGCAGAAACAGCAGCAGCGCCAGCAGCAGGAGGCAtatgatgaggatgatgaagaagaagaatcaccTATGCCCCGAGTGCAGTGTGCCCAGCAGTAAGCCAGATATTACAGTTCTATTATAATTTACATCTTTTCCAGCTGGATTCTTTACTCTTGCTTTATGTCGATGATCTATGGTTTGTGTTATTTATCCCCGATTAGTCAATTTTTTGACAGTTGAATCAAGATGTGCTGATATATACATGgattctataatattttattccaTATACCATCTCAAAAATTCCCACCATCATCATTCATTAGCCACTCGATCATATCATGTTTTCGTGTCTATAAATGAACTTGGGAGGCCCTTTAGCTAAAAACTGGCGGGGTCTTGTCGGAAAATTTCGTTTTCCAAGCGTATCATGTGCATGCTTGCAGAGAGGGAAGTAGTCCAAGCTGCTCTTTTCAGATTTACGTTGTCCTCGTTTCCTGATTCGAATGTCGCTTAAATAGTTTTTTGTCATGAAGTTTCACTAATCTTCACTGTTCATTGAAATGGCCTAAAGCCTGCCTCTACGGGAAATGTCATCCTCTCATGGCATGTCTGCTCATTACATTGTTCATGATATTCTTGTGCTTTAGGGGCACAAACTGTTCTGAAGTCTTGAGTCACAGTCTTCAGCTCCCAGGTTGGCTTGTTGCTTGTGTAGACTTCCTGATTATTTACCAATTGCCATCTGTCAGTTCATGGAAGGCTATTGGAAAATTATTTGACAAATAAATAAGCACGCGCGCACACACTCCATGGAACTTTCCTAACACAGTGAGTTGGGCCCCATAACGCTTAACATGCATTGCACCCATTCCGAAAAACGttttgattttatcataaattttattcatCAACATGCGAGTTGAATCGACTGTGGTCGCTCCACCGTGGGCTCTGGTTGCGCAACCAATTACAAGATTTGAGTTTGGCATAGGACGTAAGCAATCAGGCGAGTgtctgaaaaaaagaaaaaaatgttttttgtggCCCAAGAACTGGAATGACAtgctatttctttcttttcttttataactGGTTGGCAGGCATCTCGTATTAATATAcatataagaaaatatcaaattcattCTTTAAGTGTTTTAGGACTTGCCCCTATATTAGTTTGATGTATTTAGGAAAATAAATCTTCTTGAATGCTAGGATTCTAGAAGTCAAGTGAGAGATTAATGTTCTGTTTACTttcataaattagtttttttttttccatctctaGTATTCctatttatcttaaatttaaggattttttttcatgtagaactaagaaaacatgtttattatattatattatattttattttaaataaagaacaaGGGACTCGTTTgacttaaattgaaaattataaacgGAATgaccataaaatattttttctataaaaactggaaaaaaaatcacaagataAGACAGCCCTCACCTTCTTGAAACCCTATTTACGTCTTTGGAGTTACTATGACCTGTTTTAAGCAGTAGGATGTGtccaatttttatatttacatggaaaaattgaaaaatatttttcaaatcaatgtgtacacatttaattataaaatatactaaaagatTTGGGATTTTTCCTATGTTGGAAGCTGACGAGGTGTTTGCATGTTGAAGTCTGGCTAGTTTAAAAAAAACGTTCAATGAATGTTGAAGTCTGGCTAACGAGTGAgagaaaatcaacaaaactcGAAATTTTGTGCTCTGAGTTAAGaacttaaaattgaaatatgtaTTGGGAagcaatcatcatcatcatcatcatcatccccaAAAGAAATATAAGTATCAAAATAGGAAATAGAATTCTTGAGGGGGGAGCTCAAGGGAAAACAACTATATTTTTCGGAAAGACCAAATTAGAATGTAATGTGTatcagtattaaaaaaaaaaatactaagtaGCTGGCgaaattttataaacttttgagATCCATTGTTCTTCCATAAATAGCTTGCGTTTAGCCACTTAACTTGGGTGATTAAtaaatttgctttatatattcTCATTTTAGATTGGAATTGTAAA
Protein-coding sequences here:
- the LOC133692539 gene encoding dnaJ protein homolog 2-like isoform X1; translation: MFGRAPRRSDNTKYYEVLGVSKGARQDELKKAYRKAAIKNHPDKGGDPEKFKELSQAYEVLSDPDKREIYDQYGEDALKEGMGPGGGGGHNPYDIFESFFGGGGFGGGGSSRGRRQKQGEDVVHPLKVSLEDLYTGTSKKLSLSRNILCAKCKGKGSKSGASGTCRGCQGTGMKVSIRQIGLGMVQQMQHVCPECRGSGELISEKDKCPHCRGNKVTQEKRVLEVHVERGMRHGQKIVFEGQADEAPDTITGDIVFVLQLKEHSKFERKMDDLFVEHSVSLTEALCGYQFALTHLDGRQLLIKSNPGEIVKPGQYKAINDEGMPHHHRPFMKGKLYIHFNVEFPDSGTLTPEQCRTLETILPRRQSKNLSEMELDNCEETIMHDVNIEEEKRQKQQQRQQQEAYDEDDEEEESPMPRVQCAQQ
- the LOC133692539 gene encoding dnaJ protein homolog 2-like isoform X2 — encoded protein: MGPGGGGGHNPYDIFESFFGGGGFGGGGSSRGRRQKQGEDVVHPLKVSLEDLYTGTSKKLSLSRNILCAKCKGKGSKSGASGTCRGCQGTGMKVSIRQIGLGMVQQMQHVCPECRGSGELISEKDKCPHCRGNKVTQEKRVLEVHVERGMRHGQKIVFEGQADEAPDTITGDIVFVLQLKEHSKFERKMDDLFVEHSVSLTEALCGYQFALTHLDGRQLLIKSNPGEIVKPGQYKAINDEGMPHHHRPFMKGKLYIHFNVEFPDSGTLTPEQCRTLETILPRRQSKNLSEMELDNCEETIMHDVNIEEEKRQKQQQRQQQEAYDEDDEEEESPMPRVQCAQQ